catcctctcctctcctccgctcctctcctctcactctcctctcctctcctctccttctcatcctcgtcctctcctctctctcctctcctcattcctctcctctcctctcctctcctcctcctctcctctcctctcctctcctctcctctcctctcctctcctctcctcctctcctctcctctcctctcctctctcctctcctctcctctcctctcctcctctcctctcctctcctctcctcctctcctctcctctcctctcctctcctctcctctcctctcctctcctctcctctcctctcctgctttgGTGTGTGACAGGTTGTCCCGTGAGCGGCCCGTTTCCCATCGGCAGAAATATCAGCAGAATATTCCAACGTGCTCAGCACAAATGTGTTGATCTTGCTTCTCATTTGATGGTCTTTTGTCTCCACTTTGTCAGATTTGATTACTGCAAGTTTGTGGAGCTTGACTACGTTCCCATGGAGGCAGGCTGTATGGTCTCAATGCATCCAACTAAAGGCTATGGATCTTCTAAATCCCCCAGTAAAGGACTGTCCTCCACGAGGTCTCCAGACCGCCACGTCCTGTCGGAAGGCTCCCCCTCTACCCCTCGTTCTCGGTTTGTTTTATGTTACTCTTTATCTTTATTACATCAGTGACAATGTTCGCTGTTTCCTGTTGTAATTATCATTATGTGACCAAAACAACATGCATAGGAAGACTTGATACCTGCCCCAATAATGACCGATTTTaatttacacagacaataaataaaacaaaggagaTGCATCAACCCAGAGGCGTGATTAAGAAAATGGTTGTGTTGTCAACATGCTAGATGCTAATGGCTGCTAGCGGCTTTACACTTGCTGATTGCTGCTTATGTTTTTTCAATAATACACAAGCATATATAAACATGCTTATTTTTGTCTAGGAAACATCAGATAAGCTAAAATAATGGGAAGAAATTAAGATGTGAAACTAGAGGTTTGAGCTAATCTTCCACATGAATTAGTATTACTGTAATTTTATACCATATCATGTAACCCCTGACCTTACCCTGCCTCTTTTAATACCTCGACTGAGTGGTGGGAAAACAAACCTATCATCTGCTTCAAAATTACAGAAATGTGCATGCTGGTATTCTCTGGCCTTGTAAGTGAGGGCGGAgccatatacacacacacacacacacacacgcacacacacacgcacgcacatatatatacatatatgtatattcATGCAAACACATTACAAGCGACACGTGGAGGGCAACTGTGTTGCCTCCAGCTCCGCCCTCACTTACAACCTTTTGCACAACTATCCAACGTAGCGGTGTCCAATAAGTTATGTTGGCCCACAAATATGCCCCAACTTAACCCCGTGCGTGGTTTAGACGCAGAAAGGCAAcgcgcgccccccccccccgtcgtcCCTGCTTGTGGTGTTTTTCGTTGGTGAGCGTCGGTGCACATTTACATGTCGCTTCTTATTGCTAAGCAAACGAGCAACGGCCCCAGTGGGGGGGGAGAGACCTCTGTGGCAACGCTtccgccagcagcagcacctccagctcCTGTAAAGGCAGCGACTGCAGCCCTACCAAACGGTGAGTTTGTTTAAGGACAGAAGTTGGTTGTTAAAGGTGAAGAATATGAATCTTTATTCCTCTAGTCCCTCTCAACACTCTGATATTCCTGATTTATTCCTACAGGCAAAAGAAACTGGAGGTAAATCCAAACCTCCTCAAACTTAATGACTATAAAACCTAAAGGTTAGAAAAAGAGGCGCAGGGCCTCTTAATGTAGCTggttattattatataatataaagCTATATTTTAAAGATGCTCTCCCTGTTGAATGTGACTCTTTGTTCATATTTATACAAAAAGTTATTTTGGAATTATTTTGAATTTGTCAGAAAGCATGAAATCAATAAATATAACAATTGTATCTAAATGTGCGAAACAACTGATCATGTGAGGAGCACAGTTATAGTAAATGATGATGTAATTAAATACTATAATAATCATTAACAGTAGATACACTCATTCACCATGTAAACTAAACTTCAACTTTAAATATGAACAATCAAGAAAATGTGATGtgataaataatgaatacaATTGTCCCAAAGTAATAAATGATATTTAAAGATACATTAATGTCTTGGGgtgggggctgggctgagaagtggagggttctgggttcgagGCGAGtcgaggagaggcagccatgacccagcagggtgccagcagcctggtgatcaggtgatcctgtttctggaccccggcagcctcggcctatagcagcagaaCTAAGATGTGAACCTAATTAGATGACCCTCAAAATATGATCATTTACATGATCGGGATCATTTTTGTCAATGACTTTTATGTCCTAGGCATCATCAGAGGTACAAATCCTGCACCGACAATCATGGTATCCGTCCGCCCCCACCAGAACAATACCTCACCCCTCTGCAACAGAAAGAGGTGTGTATCAGACACCTGCGAGCCAGGTTAAAAGAAACGGTCAACACTCTCCAAGACAGGTAAGATCCATCCTCCaactggtttaactggttttCACATCCTGAGCCCACTTGCATCTAAAAGTCTGCCTGGCTTCTCTGGGATTTGACCTTTCAGGGATACAGAGATAGATGATCTGAGGAGCCAGCTGTACAGGATGCAAGAAGAGTGGGTGGAAGAGGAATGTCACCGCGTGGAGGCTCAGCTGGCTCTGAAGGAGGCCCGTTTGGAGATCCAGCAGCTCAAACAAGCTGTGGACACCGTTTGTGCCAGGCTCAGTGATGCCGATGGGATCAACATGGACGTGGACGTCCAGAACTACTTCAAGGACATCAACGCTCAAAACCACAAGTTGGAGAACTTCTTGGTCCACATGGAGCTGGCTCAGGCTCGACTGGCACGGGACCGAGAGCCCGTACCAGGATGCAGAGTCTATGTTGGGGGTTCGGCCCCAGCATCGGTTTCAGGCGAAAGTCCTGGGGGGATAGCCAAAGCTAATGTAGCAGGGAAGAACTCTTGCTCGTGCGGTAATTCCCCAGCCCGCTCTCTGACCCGGAGCTCAACCTACACCAAGCTCAGTGACCAAACGCTGCCGGACCGTAACGGACACGGCCTCGACTTCCCGTGCCTGTCTGGTGACGGCGCCCACGACAGTGGCTTCGTGTGCTCCGGCGAGAGCATTCCCAGCAGGGCAGACCTGCTCCTGGAGGCTGCCTTCCTTTCCGAGGAAACTGCCTCTTTACTGAACTCCTACACGCAAACGTTATCCCACTCGCTGCCCAACTCTTTGTCCAGCTCTCAGACTCAGACCTTCTCCCAAACTTTACCTCATTCTTTTCCTCACAGTCTGAGCCACCCTGTCCCCCAAACGCTATCATACCCTTGCGTGTGCGACAAACCGCCTACTGGTGAGCAACCGGTGCCTTTTCTGTGCACGCTGGGCAGAATGGGCTGTACAAGTCACCCGTACCTGTCCCAGCATCACCTCTGTGTGCACGCCCTGCGAGAGACGGGCATTCAGACGGAGAGTTCGAGCTTACCGATGACGGGCGGCTGCTCCTACGATCTGGATACCATCGCAGAGCAACGCACTTTCCGCTCACAGGCGTGCAGCCCCACCTCCACTTGGTTGTCTGACACGGGGGAGGAGCTGGACTCCATCACTGCCACCACATCAGTTACCACGGCAACCGTCATGAGCACGTGCGTCGAGCCAAACCTGTGCCCCGCCCCGTCTTTGCCGTGCTCCGCTTCCGCAGAAGGTCCTCCGAGTGCCGCGAGAGAGGGACCCGAGGAAGGAACCGACGGCGAGCATCATCGGGGAAATCCGACGCAACATCCGGCGCCACAAACAAAGGATGAAACAACCGAAGCTGCAAGTCTGTCAGACGACGATACGCAGACGGGCTCGGTGGGACAAAAGGAGGGGACGCTCTGGGTGGCCGCTGAAATTGTGAAATTGGATTCTTTAAAGCCATCGAGAGAGATCCAGAGTGAGCTCGCATTCGAGAGGTGCAATGATGGAAATCATgagacaagagaaaaacacctTACTGTGGAAAATAGACGAGAAGAAGCCAGATCTACCCAGTCGGAGGCGGCGGGAAACTCAGTTTGCCCACAAGCAACAAAGATGGAAGAGCCCCACACCTCCCAGCCAAGAAGGTCCACGTCCCCTGAAGCTACGGTCTCCGGTGTTGACGTTCTGGGTGAGAAGGGTgaggaaaataaagataaaGGACAGAGCGACACAGGGAACGGCACTGCAGAAGACGGAGAAATGCCTGGCTGTGATCAAATCCAGAAGAGCTACTGGAGCCGTCACTTCCTGGTGGATCTACTAGCCGTTGCCATCCCAATGGTCCCGACCGTGGCGTGGCTTTGTCGCAGCCCCGCTCGAGACGCGCGGCCCATGTATCACTTCGGGTCACTGCTGCGCGGCTGCTGCACCGTTGCCCTGCATTCGCTGCGGAGAGGAGGCGGGCTTAGGCATTACCCGGCAGGGGGAGGAGACCAGGGTGGATCAATAATATAGCCCAACTAATAATAGCACTTCATTCCTTAATCACACATTTGTGTAAAACATTTGTGCATTTGTCTGGTTTTCTCTGCTAGTGATAGATGAGACTGATCATGTGGAACTGAATTTGAATGGCTTCGAGGTTTGGTGGATTACAGAGCAGGGAGATTATTTCTGGCCGAAGTCTCCAAATATCTGATTTGCTTGTGCTATTGTGCTCACAATATGTCATTGCTGTTGCTAGGAAGATGTAAGctaatactactaatactgcTATGAAGCcatctatttatctgtctgtccaGCCAAATATTCCGTATCCAGGCAGAAAATCtgctgtcatttaaaaaaaaaaaaaaaacgggaaCAGAACTATTGCACAGTGTCTGGTGACAGAAGTACCAAGGACAAAGGTTCGAAGGCCTCTCACCAGAGCGCAAAGGCTCAGCTGTGTCCACCGAGAATGACTCTCACAGAGGTAGCAGTAGGTCCTCACCGGGTCTGATGTCAAATAAAGTGTTTCATTCACTTTTATGGTATGGATTGTTACTGTAagagtgaagctgctccatctgtGGGCGCCTGATCTGTTATACAGGTTTGACCGCTAGGGGGCGACGTCTATGTTTAgatgattcattttatttatatttttggatTTGTCATTAGCTCCGTGTTCATGTTGGGTCATGCTTACACTTAGACGCACAAGTGATAACTTAAACGTATGCTGTCAAGAAAATTGATGTGACGGGATGTGGTTCACCCCCTCTCTCAGAAACTACCACTGAAACTCCGAACACATCTTTTCCCATTTTACAGGGAAAACCGCTGAAATTCCTCCAATGTTTATCAGGCTCACTACGACCTGAATGACTTCATTGGATGTTTTTGTCACGCGTCTGCATGAAATACTCCACAAGCGGAAGAATCTAGCGCGGGTTTATAGTCGGTCTTTGTCACCAtgattttaatgtgtgtgtgtttctccagtACCACACCATCTTTCAGGTGGAAGCAGGTGTTTGAGGAGGGAGAATGTTGGCTTTTactttttctgcattttaataAATACAGAACTGAAGTTTAGCAAGTTCAGGTTAAATTGAAATGGAATGAATTACAGACACCTGTATAGTTTTTGGCATATgtatataatgtgtgtgtgtgatcacatgGAGATTTGTGAATGTAATGGATGGAAAAACAATCTGCCTTGAAGTCCATATTTTGCACTCTTTCACTTTATGCATTTTAAGAATTTACTTGAAATTTGTGTCTGTTGTCTAGATGAGAGCTGTATATTCCTGCAAATCCTTAGGTGTACGTTGACGATCTGCATCTTTAGGAGTCTTTCCTGAGATCACCTGCTGATGTCAGGGCTTTCCAAATGGCCATACGTAGAAAAGCAATGAAAAGTATCAGGTTCAAATTCTGCTTTAAAAGGGAGAGAACGACGTGAAGGTGTGTGAATTCATGGAGCCGTCGCGGAGACTCGGCACAATCGCTGTTGTTTGGCTTTCATTCATCTGTCTGCAGTAGTCCCCTCCTCACCACTAGCTGTTTTCAACTCACGTCAAGTCTGGGGATGTCTTCTTCCCCACTCACGCGTGACCTTTTGCTGATCCTGGTGCATGCAGCCACCTCTTGCTGCCATTTATGTAAAGAGAAAATACCAAAAGATCAGTAAATCTAACCAACATATATACTgagcttctgcttctgcagaaACACCTCTTTCTTGACCTCCGTGCACAATAGTGTGCCTCTTATTGTTTGGTTTACTTTTTAGCTAAAAGGCACGGTTGGTATGGCTGAAATGCTATATAACATGTGCTATAACGCGCGTTGATGTGGGCTCTAATAAGTCTCACATTCAGATTTTCCATTTGGTCAAGATTGTTCTAATAAGAGAGGATTTAACCGTTTATGTGGCTTTAGTTGGTTCAATAATTAAACACATATGTTCCCCCTGTAACGAACATAAACATAGTCTTCATAATCATAAACGAGTGTGCAATGATGAAGCCAGGCATCAAACTCTGTGATCTATTCACCACCTGTAGAACGCCTGAGTTTTCTGTTCTTTGTGGTGGAAGCCATAAGTGGGGGGTGCTGCAATAGGTTTTAAATCTTAAGGTGTCTTTATGTATCACAAATATGTCCAAATAACGTGATAATGCATGGCGTAAAGTAACTGAGTAACCTGTCTCCCCCCACCTTGTAAACATCCGTAGCTTCTATATTAAACCACATGGAGGAAAATgtctgttgtttctgtgtgtgactgaatgACTCGAGTGTGTCTCCATCTGTGGCAGCGCCTGCTGTGTATATGTCGCATCCCTGACATATTTTTCTACATTTATTTACTAGGCGATTGAAtagggaagaaaaacatgacCCCAGGCTAAAATGAACATAAAGAAGGTTTAATGGTTTTGACAATATTATCTTGATTACATTGCTATATAAACATTTTctatcattttttaaagaatgaaAGTTCTGTTATTGAGATTGCATATGCTTCAAAGACATGCATTCAGACAAGAAGAGAATTCAGAGCAATAATTGGACGCTATATGGTGCCCATCTTTCCAGGAATGAATAGTACAGAGGACAAAACCGGAGCAAGAATCTCAACGCTTTTAATTTGGATGGAACTCGATTTCTGTATGTTTGTACCCACAACTTGTCAAATCAACACATGAAGCATCATCCACAGAAAAAActaagaaaaatgaaatgtttgaagGATAGACAACCTCTTCACAAGGTTCTGGAAAGTGCACTTAATAGGTTTGCCTATAGTGCCAGGCCTTGACcatgctgaccccccccccccaccagatgCCTGACTGGACTGATGATTCAACTTGTGCTTTCCAACATCCCGTAGCGCAGGCACCACAGAGGGGCTGGATCCTCCACAAACCTTCACTACACTAAAAGGCTCCTGAACACAGCATCTGACACAGAAACAGTAAATACAGAACCtaaaaaaaatgtcatcacAGCATTGATTTCCACCTATTGAAAAAATGTTAGTCATTTTTTTGAATGACTGTACAGCAAATGTTGAATGATGCCCCGAGTTTACCAGGTTTTAATTCAATTATTTACACATTGTAGTCCAGGCATTGGATGATGTGATTGGTTCTGATGAGCTAAAATAGATGCCAATGGTTTGATCTAAAATAATGGGGAAGCTCTGGATCCAGAATAATGTGCATGATTCATAAAGAAAAACCAATACTACTCAGAAAAGAAATatccagaaaaataaactaCACTAGGAGCAAAAAAGGTTGTCGACATTAGACATATCAGAAAAATATAAAAGCACAAGTAAACAACAGAAtagaaaaaggcaaaacaaagaTGGTAAGAAATGGCATAATTATTGATTATGATTCAATGTGGTcagagaaagataaagacatATTGAGTTTTGAAGAAAGATTTCCAGCCTTTCATCATCTTCACACTTCTGGAACAGAGTGATCCATGACTGAGCGCATCAGACCAGAGGACATCCTGGGTTAAAGAATAAGAACAGTTAATTAGTTGCTGGTAAAACCACTCTTTATACATCATTACGCTAGAATCACAAGGTTCTCAGAGGAAAATCATTTAGAGTTTAGAAAAACTCTAAATGATCATTTAGTTTGATCATTTAGAGTCCACCACAACTCCGGATACATTTGTTAAAGAGTAAATCAAAGAGCCAAGAACGGCTCTGAGGAccctaaaaatgtaaatttttgCACTGAGGATATAAATTTtttttgatttctttctttaaatgtaaattcatCTTGTGGCACATGTGCTTCCACTTCTAGGGATTGAAACATTTCAACTAAAACAtaacaaaacacaaaccaaaaccaTGGAGAAACACAGAATcgtgaataaataaagaataaattcAAATCTAAAATAACTTGCAACAGCAGTGGTTCTCAACTTATGGGTTGCGACCTAAAAGTGGGTCACAGATTCATCATGGATGGGTCGCAGCcaggcaaaaaataaaaatatttaatgtgCATCTGACATTGGACTTGTCTTTtctattttataaaaataacTTATTTTGGAATTCATGCATCAGATGCACACAGCCATCTGGGTGCTAACCAGGGTAACTATGATTTGTTTGCGGAGGTAAAATAGCAAAACCTAATGAACCGGGGTAtttaaaatgtggatttttcttCATTAAGGACAAGAAGGGACAGAAACCCCAAAAGTGAGTTGTGACTAAGGATGGGCGGATCGATCCCGTGGTATCAATATATCGAtactcacaagctactcatttggtatcgattttcttttataaatatcgatactaacaaaaaaaaataaaattggggGTATATGCATCACTTTCCgccgttttagattagttacttaaattaatatgtgccGGGACACCCCTATACCTGGCGGCGTATTGAGCTGGcccatgtcacgtgacaggagacaGCGTTTAAAcgcaggtttaaaggataaggaaatcctagtaatcaattgaccataataaattgtatataaatggtctgtatttgtcttgtgatttgtcttaaatgtaatattttgactgacaaaaattgccagtaagaaatgaacggtatcggtatcgatgaaaatacaagaaaaagtatcggtatcgtatcgaatcccaaaagtgtggtatcACCCATCCTTAGTTGTGACTCAATGACAAGTGAACCCTTGGGTCCCAGAGTAAGACCACTTGAGAACCCGTGGACTAGGAGTTCAACAGTGACGTGTGTTCCCTATACCAGCATTTTTTGATAGCAATGTTTGCTAGTTTAATTGTAAAGTTAAAGATTATGTGATTAAACCACCAAAACTTGTTACAACAGTAGGAGATTTACATCAAACACTTACTTGGTtgcaacaacaaaccaaaggaTTAACCAAACCGCTGCAGCCTTACCTCTTAATCATGTGTTCATAAATGAATTTTGGCATGATGGTGACGGTCATTGCAGTGGGAGAGGTGGTCAGAATGTCCTTGATCTGGGAGTCCTAAAATGGTGCCAGAAAAACAATGATGTATGACCAAAATACTAACTTTTAAATTACATTCAGAGGAAATTGATGTCCAACCTTGAGTCCAATAACATTTTGCCCATTGATCTCACAAATGTAGTGGTCAGTCAGCAGGCCATTACGGGCAGCAGAGCTGTCCTTGACCAGGGAGGTGATCTTTCCAGACTTGTAGATAAAGCCCACGTGGCCGGTGCTGTCTTTGTGCATGGTGACGGTGCGCTGAAAtggcctgaaaacacacaccacacattaATATGATATATTAATATGATCCACATCTATCCatctaccatccatccatccagtgcTACACATGTTAGCAATCTTTGAAACAGAAGCAATCCTCAACAGGTCAGAGCCACATTAACTGGTCCAACTGGACCCAGAACACATCCCAGCCCATCCCAACAGCACAGAAGGTTATTATACAGGTTATTCACTGCTCACCTGTCTCTAACCACAAGCTCAATGCGGGTCTCACTTGCAGTTTTCAGGGCCTTGTGGGCCTTGTCTGCACTCCAGCCAGCACAGTTCTGCCCATTGATCTGAAGGACCTGGTCCCCAAAACGGAGGCCAGCCAGGGCTGAAGGTGAGTTAGCCTGCACCAGCTGCACAAAAATTCCCTGCGCAAATAAAGAGTTGAAGTAAATGTAAGGTATACAGGGAGATAGTATAACAAAGGCAGAAATCAAAGAGATGGACGCTGCaaaagagtcacagtgttttagatccgcgtatcccttcttcccttagtggtgaagacttcacgagcttcttcactgataaagttctagctaccagagagaaagctaaccaggccatccctacaactggaccatcaccagatgtgctgactgtgggaacatacagttTCTCCAATGaacccttaagctccttcagccctatatatttttctgaggcgtcttcgctaattcagaaatccaagaccaccacgtgtcttttagatcccatcccaacacacctgttgaaggatgttctaccactgataggcagttctatcctggaccagatcaatggttctttagtgtcaggttatgtaccccggtcctacaaggtggcagtgattaagccgttgcttaaaaaaccatcactggatcctgacgtattagcaaactataggccaatatccaaccttccttttatctctaaagttcttgagaaggtggtggtgactcagttactggagcacctgcagaggaacagcctgtttgagatgtttcagtcaggctttagagctcatcacagcacagaaacagcacttcttaaagttactaatgatcttctcatagcttcagatcatggactggtctctatgctggttctgctggacctcagtgctgcttttcatACTACCATCTCCAGTGAAGTTTTCCTCATACTACCACAGTCCCGTCACACTCAAAGTCCTCGTACTTATTTACATAATATTGATGGGGCGGTCCTGTTCCTGGATCTCAATTACATGAGTAAAATCAAATCGTGTTGTGATGGTTGGATGGACCGATCGCAAAGTTTACAGCAGTGTTGTCAGTCCCCAGTCATGAAAGGGTGGCCTTATTTACAGCTCCCATTAACTAAAGACAAGTTCTAGTTTCCATTGGTTGAGCTAATCCTCCTTTTCTGTCACAGACCCCCAAAACGTCTCCGATTGACCCCCAATTTCCACTGCAAGCATCTGCAAGTGTGTATAGTCTATAGTCCATATCCAGGACTGAGTTTAATTTTTATTGAGGACCCCAATGGGCTAAAGGTGGTTTGCAGTGTGGCAAAACCCCCCACGAGTGCCAGTTGCTTGCACTATGATGAATGACAACTGCTGGAAAATGTCTATAATGTTGATGCTGGTGACAGGGTTGTATGCCAGACCTCAGCCTTAGGTTGGACCAAACTGTGCTGCTCTAATCAAGGACTGACATTTTGAACTGGAAGTTCACACAggttcttctttttcttgaccactatATCCcgttcagggtcacagggagtatatcccagctgcatacggGCAAATGAGCTGggaatgagtcgccagctcctccagggcccTATGAGAGTATTTGGgggttcggtgccttgctcagaCTCAGCTGCTGGCACCCTAAAATCATGGACAGCCTTCACATTTCTCTGTAATTGTTTGTAATATTCTTCCAGTGACAGAAGATAGTTGGTCGTGGCTTACGTTGTCAATGGCCCGCAGTCGGAGGCCCACTTTTCTATCCTGGTCCTTGCAGAGGATGATCTCCCGCAGCCCTGGACGGATCTCTGCTCTCCTGATGCCGATATCTGCACCTGTCACAGGCCGCACCATCCCCATCATGGCTGAGCCGGAGGACACTGCTACTTGCTGAAATGGTGGAGGCATTAAATGAAGTGACACGAGGAAAGGAAAAGGGTAAAAAGGCAGATCATTTATGTTAATTACATCACTATAATTGTCTCACTTAATGTGACATACTCAGCCATTGGTGTGAGAAACCAGAAACACTTTCCCTTGAcatattttattgttatttctcCCTTGTGCTTATTTGTCAAAAAGCCATCCAGAGTATGGACCCTGTATGGAACCAGTACCTAAATAACAGTTCAAGACAAGAGGACAAGTGCACACACGTACATTGGCAGCGACGGGTAGTAGAGCCAGGTTCTCCTGCACTTCTTGGCTGTTCAAA
This genomic window from Takifugu rubripes chromosome 3, fTakRub1.2, whole genome shotgun sequence contains:
- the sdcbp2 gene encoding syntenin-2; amino-acid sequence: MSLYPSLEDLKVDKVIRAQAQLAQTSTPMPAITEGSFQPQPIPAEMPPSSLYPNLEELGDYMGLALNSQEVQENLALLPVAANQVAVSSGSAMMGMVRPVTGADIGIRRAEIRPGLREIILCKDQDRKVGLRLRAIDNGIFVQLVQANSPSALAGLRFGDQVLQINGQNCAGWSADKAHKALKTASETRIELVVRDRPFQRTVTMHKDSTGHVGFIYKSGKITSLVKDSSAARNGLLTDHYICEINGQNVIGLKDSQIKDILTTSPTAMTVTIMPKFIYEHMIKRMSSGLMRSVMDHSVPEV
- the snphb gene encoding uncharacterized protein snphb, which encodes MFDSRDQAYMHRREDRRQHDDDRLVWLRGGVTDLITASLWSLTTFPWRQAVWSQCIQLKAMDLLNPPVKDCPPRGLQTATSCRKAPPLPLVLANEQRPQWGGRDLCGNASASSSTSSSCKGSDCSPTKRHHQRYKSCTDNHGIRPPPPEQYLTPLQQKEVCIRHLRARLKETVNTLQDRDTEIDDLRSQLYRMQEEWVEEECHRVEAQLALKEARLEIQQLKQAVDTVCARLSDADGINMDVDVQNYFKDINAQNHKLENFLVHMELAQARLARDREPVPGCRVYVGGSAPASVSGESPGGIAKANVAGKNSCSCGNSPARSLTRSSTYTKLSDQTLPDRNGHGLDFPCLSGDGAHDSGFVCSGESIPSRADLLLEAAFLSEETASLLNSYTQTLSHSLPNSLSSSQTQTFSQTLPHSFPHSLSHPVPQTLSYPCVCDKPPTGEQPVPFLCTLGRMGCTSHPYLSQHHLCVHALRETGIQTESSSLPMTGGCSYDLDTIAEQRTFRSQACSPTSTWLSDTGEELDSITATTSVTTATVMSTCVEPNLCPAPSLPCSASAEGPPSAAREGPEEGTDGEHHRGNPTQHPAPQTKDETTEAASLSDDDTQTGSVGQKEGTLWVAAEIVKLDSLKPSREIQSELAFERCNDGNHETREKHLTVENRREEARSTQSEAAGNSVCPQATKMEEPHTSQPRRSTSPEATVSGVDVLGEKGEENKDKGQSDTGNGTAEDGEMPGCDQIQKSYWSRHFLVDLLAVAIPMVPTVAWLCRSPARDARPMYHFGSLLRGCCTVALHSLRRGGGLRHYPAGGGDQGGSII